In Dermacentor variabilis isolate Ectoservices chromosome 10, ASM5094787v1, whole genome shotgun sequence, the genomic window tataacgtaaagctattctaatACGGTTCTAATACATTTCTGCTATATAGCTATCCACGATTGGTCAGAATGCTTTCGGGGCACCCGAACTTCGCCGATCTGTCACGTGACGTCTCGAAAAGCGCGAGAACTCCCCATGTTGTATGATGTctacacagtgattatgcatgatttggccgaacaaaagaaaagaaaaaaaattctttctgATTCTACGCTTTCTTTTCGCCATTAGGCCTCTACTATTGGTCAAATTTTGTGCATCTCTGTccatttcgcctgtctgtcacgcgacgtcacgaaaccgcgaaaatACCACATCAAAAATGCTAGATGTACTAAAGtactaaagatgcattattatgccaaaaagtctttttctgaatagccggtgacagccctgttttgaaacaaaaagatggctgcccgccgatcactTTGGCACTGGCTAATCGGAGCTGGCGTGGAGAAATGAATTTCTCTGCGTATAAtgaacatttcttcgtggcagtATAAAGTATAAagcccatgcaagcgatcttgcacgcgacagcgacaagcgacgcgatgaaaatggctgtcgcgttcgttcgtcgcctacaagttgtgccccatgcgagcgatgacttcgagcgacgtttccccagtgttgccggtacgagggcagcaatataggcgccgaaactagcgtgacgcgtggtttattaacttaagttgatgtgttttactgtaaaaagcagcataaaatatttttgaaagtcttgcagtaggttcttatccttgtaCGTAtaaaaaattcaatcgtttgctcgttcagtgccacaatcggaagtacttgaattatgtacatccagtttcggcttcgcgctattggctagtcgctcatagcacttccgggcgacgagcgacgaattctaaatttgcaaaaccgagcggtcgcgcgacaagaccgagcgatctgttcacgcgacggcccgatccgtcgctcgaagccgttgctcgtcgctgtcgcgcacaaaatcatGCTCATGGGGTTTAAACGTTGTTGAACCCTTTCAGTGCGtatgcgacatcgctctgccaactcttcgctGAGAATCCCTGTTGGCTGCATTTTTAGCCTTCGGTTTcacgctgccgcgattttcgaccagacaGTTCAAGCTCCAAGCAAggggaagcagaccaatcgcagacgccggtaccgccttcctcatccggttatctactttcactgtgccaGCATGAACCCACCCAAACCCTCTCCATTTCTGCGCACTCCTCCcctgttgtcagccaattagatgagaaAAATATTTCAAGGTAAGCAATgccttttgctttcaaagcaaacgaaagtgaccgtTAATAAATTAGGAGagtgattgggctgttcagacaaggCTGTGGGTCACTGCCCGATTCTGGCGTCgtgcggttacgtaaatttgacgtcacgagatttGAATAAAGTCAGAATGAAATATCGCAATCATTTTGTGCTAAATCTTCTCAGGTTGaaacattaaaagtgcgaaacaataacggaaacctgaaaattatgtaatcTTTGGCGTGGCTGTGGGGTGGGGGGCGGGggcactacctccgggattggcctgcacaagaggccgcgtttctaccagaaagttcgccttcgtgctaagcgttcgccgccagcgtttccgggtcgtgcagttgccgggaagcttcAGAAGCAGTCAGTCAGGGGATctttttgaatgctatcgcgttccacttttaaaggcggaACTTAAGCGTACTGCAAATTTTTTTCTGTGCTGCCCATATCAGACAAGCACACTACTTATCGCAGACGTTATATACTGACGGGGCACGCGATCAACGACGTCATGGAAGTGTTTTGTCGTATGTGTTGTGACAGCGGAGGAACTTGTGTCAAAAGGCAGAATGAGGACGGCGACTAAACCAAAGGTGCAAGAGGTTGCAGTCTCGCTAATGGCTTGACGCCTCGGCAAAGGCgagttttaaatttttttttaagttcagcTGCGAAGCTTCTTCTTTCCTCAGAAACCCGCTCTTGTTTTCTCTCTGCATGCCACTGAAGGCACAATTCTTTTCTTTCCCGAAATTTTCTCCCTCTCGCAGATGGCTCATGCGCCGTAATCGCCCTTTAAATTTTTCACGGCAAGGTGGCATGCGCCACAGACAGATCGAGTTAACATTAAGCCACATGAACACAACGGGGCAAGCAGGTCTGCTCTGCTGGCGTTCGAAATGAGCGGCTTGTGCGAGGCCACACCGAACAATTAGGAAAAGAGACGGAAGCTTCCATCCTATACAGGGTATCATCAGGCACCAACTATCAGGCACcaatatttgaagaaaaaaaatgcaagtacCAGGTAgcgggacagaaccaaggtaatgtcgttcgcagtcgcttggagatactcaggttattattttttcgcgttccgcctaattacattagTTTTCATTAATGAAAATCTCGAGTACTATAATTagatgaaatgtgtcaatgaggaaattgtagagcaatatgaaaaactcccgatgcggCTCTatgttgcttaatacgtgctacgtaggagtttttttccgagcgtgaaagaagcccacgaatacacgcaaagtaactagagcagccagtcgcgcggcaatgttgTGTGTtagtccttgttttttttttttaacttttgtgCACCATCGCtcagacaccctgtatatgaagatggaaaaaaaaaagacaatttgaTTTGCTACCAAAGTGGACTTCGAGATGTCAGATTTGTAGTCGCCAGCACATCACCGTAAAATCGATGCTCAAAGCAAAATTTGCTGACGCCGTGCCGCATGCAGTACGGTTTGATACAATGGCGTTGCACATAAAATGTAGCCAAGAATGttgcgcgcgtttttttttctgggtgCATGCACTCGCTTTTGGCAAGCGCAGCGATCGCATTAACGGAGCGAGACTACATATGTCTATCGTGACGTCATTCGCGTCTATGTCATAGGTACAGAAACTGGGCCCGTATTTGCAAAAAATCTCTTgggctagaattgttcgtaagagaaaaattCCAACCAATCCCGATGCTGGACATATTGCAGTAACGGTTTCGTCTGAGCCAATTTGGTTCACAATCGCTTGTAGCCTACAGCCTAAATTTACGCATGggactctttcttttttgtttgtcgcGTCTGTAATTTCAGGCTGTGCACTGCAACTAATTTGGACTTATTAGTAAAGCTTGCAGGCCAACGGCAAACAGATTTGTGCATTTGGTCCCCCATGCAtgccgtattaaaaaaaaaaaaagccttgatTTCGCAAGTGCTCCTTGCCTGCTGCCTTCGCTCTTACGAGCATCAGGATCAGTtggcatttgctcttacgaacaattctagcttaAGAATTTTTCGTGAATACCAGCCCTGGTTCGTAGAAATAGTAAGTTTAGGGTACTCTGAAGATTGCTAGGATTTTTACCTGGCATTTACGAGGCTTGGAtcttaccgcaaaaaaaaaaaagaacgccaaatAAGTCATGTCACTACTACTTTAACGAACCACCAAGGGAAAGGAGTcggtggcatagccagaaatttttttCGGAAGGAGAGGGGGAAGGCAGCATCTTGGTGTGCAAAAATTTCGGagtggtgagggggggggggcacgcgcCCGGTCTGCCTCCTCCTCTCCTGACCCTTGAATAAAGCCAACGGGGCACTGTATGAGtcgaaggacaaaaaaaaaatcgatgaaAGTTTCCCGATTGTCTTTCACTGCATCCATCAGCAATGATGCAAGCTGCATTGCACATTGTTGGAGGTCAATCTGCGAAACGCATCCTTGATCAAATCTTTTCACCCGGTGCTGCGCCGACACCGACCTTCACCGCCATACGGAGCTCGCCAACAACAGGAATGCGTCCTCTATTGGAGCCCACACTGGAACACTACCGAAAGCAGCAGTCTGCCCTGCTTCGGTTGAATCTTTCGTCAGTATCGATCTAGATAAGAACTTCGACACGTGTCGCTTTCATGGCACAACTGCGACAAGAACCTATAGTACACATTTCCATTTACGATTCGTTACAAGCCTCCGTTCGTTGACCGCATAAATTTATGCTTACGCAAACCCATGAATTTCGTACTATTTCTGAAGTCTTCCCGGCATTGTGTGTGCCTAACCGAATCACAAGAGCAGCGCTGTCATGCCAGTCGCAACGAAATCAGCTTGAAAGCGATGTTATAGCTGGCACACTTGCGATATGCATTCTCTTGGGCCAGGTGCTGTGTCTTTTAGTTCGCATGCTGGTACCCGCGATTCGTGAACGTGTTGATTAGTTGCGCTGAAAGAAGTACTCTCGCGTTCGACTGGCCGGCTCAAGAAGCCTAACGTGGTTTTTGCCAGCAGAGTCATGGCTCTCCAGTCGCAATTTCATCGAATGACACTACTTCAAGCACAGCACAGGCACAAAAACATGTATTCATATATATTGTTcttcattggaaaaaaaaaaaaatcctgtccGAGACGCACTAACGTGTTACCTCCAAGTGTCTTGATCAAATTTGTTGCCTCCTAAAAGCAACCATCTAAAAAAAAGACGTACGTGTTTGCTGACTACTCAAGGTCCTCACACCTTCAGTTCAATGCTGCAAATGTCTCTTAGTTCAGTATGAACACATACAAATGAACACACACATAacaaatgtaatgaggaggaccACGTTTTGAGCGTTCCTGCCGCAGCGTCGTGCACAATTCTGGTTGCTCATCCGTACTGTTCAATTGATGGCGAAACGAAAACAAGGTTGATGAAATGACTACGTCCACAAAACGTGCCGGTTTGGTCTGGTGATGCGAGGCATGTACTCTGTCGAGGAGGAAAAACGTTCGGTTTTAGTCCCAGGTTGAATTTTTCTGAGCACGGATTGTTGTAGGGTGACCTATATCGGCTGTTGGTCGAAGGCTCGAACTTTGTCTTGCGCCGCTGCTCGCAATTCAATCACCGCGCCTTTCAAAACCCACAGCATCCGGTAATTTTGGCCCCGGATGTCACAAAAAGGCCGCACCGCGCGATCGTTTACACTTTGACCAGAGCAGCGTCCGACGTTCCTACTTCGCTcagtgcacagaaaaaaaaaacaaataaaaaagaactgcCACCATCGGCCCCACGAGCGCACCTGTCCCATCAAGGAGCGAACTGAACATGCAGAATATATCCATAACAGATGAAATTTTGAATAGGTAACGTCTTATTGTCTTTTAGTTCAGAATGATTTAGCCGGTGATCTCTTATGAAAGGTTAGCGCACATTTGGAGGTACTGTTATAAGCCTGTCGATAATTGCGAACAAATCTGGATTTCGAGGCATGTGGGGACAATGGTAACCGTTAGAGCAGCAGTGCGTCGAAGCTATCTTACTCGGAGTTAGCGATGCGCCCCCTTTGGCTATAGATTGAGATTTCTTTTCTTACTCTGGGAGCAGATCGAAAGAAACGTTCGTCTTGGGTCAAAGCAACGCTATTTGTTGTTTACTTGAACTATTTGGAACTTCGGGAGACCTAACGTTCCATCTCTAGCTGTGGTTCCTctattcgctttctttttctctctttctttagggCTGTTAGTAAACGTAACGAGAAGTTTTAAACAGATGGGGACATTCGTTGTCCCACAAAAGCCAGGGTGGGAGTATAGTTGAATTTCACATGGTGGGGGGGTCTCGGCGAGCCACACTAGGTGACTCCGATGAATAATTTAGGCGCGCAATATCCTACACTGGCGATAAGAGCGAAACCTACGAGCAAAAAATTCAAGCCGAAAGGCTGGCGGCCAATTCCGAATCAGAAAAGCTTCAACGCACCGTGAGGATTTTTATGGTCTGGTTGCACTGGACTGGTACACGGGCCAATTCTACACACGCTGCGCCCACACTGAAGAGGCAGGCATTGTTCCGCAATCAGCCCCTCCTCTTGACCGCGATGCGAACTGCGTGCAGTGGTTCGCCGTGGAACAGCGTCATCTGGTACGGCTTCGGCGGCGGGCTCTGGTGATGGCGACGCCGCCGTACGGCGATGTGATGTTGTAGTCTGCGGTGCTTGGTCGCCTGGTCGCGTTCGTGGTGCCCGCGCCTCGCGACGATGTTGTGCTGCAGCACGGGTCGCAGGGTGGTCGTCGACTTGCTCTCGAAATGATGGCGGCGGCCGAAGAGGTCCATGATGGCGGGCCTCCTGGGTGTGGTGCTTGGTCGTCGTGTTATCTTCATCATGGGGAAGTGCAGCCTCGCCTCgtcctcttcgtcgtcgtcgtcgttgccggTGTCGAACACCAAGCTTTCGTTGGTTGCTGTGGTGCTATCCGGGAGCAGGACTTTTGGCTGCGTTGAACGAAGTTCCTCTGGAGAAACGTTTTTGGAGGACGTCTGCTCTTCAACTGTCGTCTGCACTGTTCGCATCTTCTGGTCGGCATGCGTCCGCGGCTCGGTACGCGTCGTTTGCGAGACCGCAACAATATGCGGCTTTGTCACAGTTCCTGCGGATACGTCAGGTCGGGGCGACTCGAGACTGGACGTCGACGTTTGTTTGTTGGGCAATATATCATCTTTCGGACCAAAAGTCGACTTTACTATCCCGTCCTGCTTCTCAAGCATTCCGAGCATGTCTTCGCCAGCGCCCACTTCTGGTATGGGTGTTTCAATGGCCGATGTCTCACTGACCTTTGCAGTAGGCGTTCGACCTGTAGTGGAAGTGGTTACAGGCGGCAAAGAGGTATTCTTGAAGGCGGAAGCTCTAGTTTTACTTTCTCGACGTGCATGCATTTTCTGCGATGTTTTCTCCACACGCAAATGCTGAGATGGTGAAACCGTCTGGGTGGAAGACTTCGTGGCAACACCTAATGTGACTGGTTTGCTCGTCTTGTCGTGAACGCTGCCATCTGAAGGTACATTCTTCAAGTCATTATGCGTTGTCTCCTTTCTGGGTCTGTCAAGCTTCCTTGTGGTTGACCGTTCTGTTTCCGGTGGCCTCTTGCCACCGGAGTGCTTTGAATACCCTTCGACCTCTTTCGCTTGACCTATCCGTTTCTCTGTTGACGCGGAAGTTGTTGCAGAAACGGTGCGCGTATAAGCCACGTTGGCGCTCATTTCTTTTCCTGAATGGCGTACACTCGGCGTCGGTGTGTTTCCGCTGCCAACAAACACTCGCTTATCCTCTGTCGGCACTCTTGTAATATCCCTCTCTCTTCGGGGACGGGTTGTAGCGCCCCCTGTGTTTGCAGTTGGTGGTGTCGTACTTGACATCTTTTGTGTGACGCTTCCCGTCAAGGCACTTCTATTCTGCGTTGTGGTTAGTTTGTCCTCACGAAGTGCCCTGTTATCTGGCTTGATATCTGAAGCTCTAATATGTTGGCCGGTGATTGGCGAAGGAGTGCTACCCGTAACTGACAGCCTCGATGCACCTGTGCTAGCAGAAGACTTCTCTTCACTAGTTCTTTCTTTGGACACTGCACCCTTTGATGAAGGCGTCATCCTTTCAAAATGCTCCCTTTTATCGGCTAAATGCGTCGGAGGCTGGGTGAACTCTTCCGAACGGGCCGATTTGTCCTTCGCTTCTGGGATCAACTTCTTGGTAGGACCGGCTTTCTGGGTGCTCTTTTTTACCACAATTTTTGTGCTGTCCGAAGGATGCACTGGAGTTGACGACTCCTCGGCGAGCGCTCTTTTGTTGACTACGGGCTTGGAAACGCCTGCTGTTGAGGCCGCCTGACTTGCATTCTTGGAAATCGTCATTGTTGGGCGACGACCAGAACCTGTGGAAGACCGCAAGTCTTTGCTGCGTCGGTGACTGTCGAACCTCCTTGGACGATGACCCGTTCCTTTTATCACCTCAATCGTAATGCCGTAGACCTTTCCTAAAGTCACGGTATGCCTTGTTGGGCGTGTTGCCAGGGTCGAGCGATGTTCAGGAGTTGCAGCGGACACGTTTTTGTGTCCGAAGGCTTCCGAAGGCTGCGATCTTCCGGGCGCGTCTGTGTTGAAGAACTGTGTTTTCGTCTCTTTCTTACCTTCGTCTCTCGAAGCGTTTTCGATGGCGGGTGATGGTTTCAAAGTTTTGTTATCTCGCTCTGCCGGCGACCTGAGTGTGTCGCCTGTTCTTCGGCGAACTTGGTTACTCGGGGTGCTCGGTTCCGGGAATGCCTTCGGCGAGCTGCTAACGAACCCCGACTTCTCTCTGTGTCGGGTGGAAGTACTTGTGTGTACTGCAGAAGGTCTCGCCTCGGTCACCGCTTCTCTTCTCTCTGAGTAAGCGATGGTCTGAGGAAGGTGCCTCGCGGTGTCACGCCCAGCGGAAGCAACGTGACCACTAGAAATTTTTGCTATTCCTACTTTTGGAACTTCGTTCAAGACCACAGCTGTGGTTCTCGACTTACCGCTCGTTGCCACCTTATTCTGGATGATTACGTCGGCGTTAGATGGTTCCGTGAACGCGTCCACCTTCTTCACAGCTCTGGCGTCAATGCGGAGATAATTTTCGTCGTGGTTGTGATTGTCGTCCAAGTCGTTGTCTGTTTCGTCGGTGGTAAGGTGGGTGGAAAGAGGTCCACGCTCAGGCGACGCGGAACTCGACAGCGCGCCGTGAGAGCGCGTGACCTCGTGCTTTGAAGGGCTCGCCGAGCCCATTCTTGGTGGCGTCAATGCCATCGCTTCGGGCTCGAAGTTTTGCGCCTCGTTGTGCCTTGGCGTCGGCAGGCGCGCTGACGAATTGTCAGCGATAGTGTCTTCGTTTATGTGGGTCGCGTTGCGGCTGTGATTCAGCGCCGACCGAAATATGTTGCGCTCCTCTTCCGGCACCATGTCTTCGTATTCCTTTCCGTGTTCACCCAGGGCAGTAGAGCCGTCATCAGGCCCAGGCGTTGTCGTTTTGGTGGCGTTGGCGTCTCTGACTGCGATAAACTCGGGGCGTTCGATCGGAACGGGTTCGATGTTCATCAGCCCTGGACGCACCTTGCTATTATTTTTCGAGACTCCTTCACTGGCGTTCAATTTGGGGACGGCAGCATTGACTGCCGAAGCGCTTCCTTTCGCGTTGTCTTGAGTAAGCTCAGAGCCCCCGTTTTGGATAAATGCTGAATCTCGTGCAGGAACCCTGCTTCCAGCAACGCTACTCGCATCGAGCCACTGAACTGTGGCATTCGCACTACTAGTTATTCCAGCAAACTTGAGGCTTACTACTGTGTTCTCCGATTTCTTGTCAGTCTCAGACCCTCGGCTGCCTGACGATGGCAATCCTTCATCCTGCGCCCCTGGGTTTGCTTCATTTTGTGTTTCCTCTCTCTTTCCCGGCTTCTGGTGTCCTCTACCATCTTTCATAGCATTTCTGCTTGTAGGGGCTTCGCTTTTTGTGCTTAGTTTACCACGATCGCCTGTGGGATTCACTAAGTTTGGCGGCGTGTCACTGGAATCAGGTCCCTTGCGGTAATCGTGTCTCTTATTGGCCCCTTTTTCAGAAGAATGCGCGGTAATATGGGCAGCGGTACCTATGTCTGACGGCAAAGCCCTGCTGCGAGGCATCTCATCTCGACTTAAGCTTCCGAGAGGAAACGCTTTAGCATCACCTCCGACAGAATCGCCCTCGTATCTGTTGGGAGCGCGGCGCTCTGCTTCCATAGATGAGTTAGAATCCGCCTTGGCAAGACCACTGTTAACGTCGGCCAAATATTTTTTCGATCCATTTGTCGTGCCGCCAACAGCCTGCTCATCTGGATACCGAAAAACAGCGGGCACGGGGCCCTCAGTCCCGTCGTAGCGGTGGTTGAGATTCGGCGGCAACTCGTTCTCGGGAGAGCTTCGACCGATGTGTTCAGCCTTCGTCTTCTGACCGGACAGGGCATGGCGAATCGCGGTGGAAACTGCTGGTCGAACGTCGGCGAGCCCTCCTGCCGCACTTTCGTTTCTGGAGATGGCGCTTTCATTGTCCTGTCTGGAGTCTCCAGAGAATCCTTGGAGCGAAGTTTCGTTGAACCCGAAGAAAGGGACGGATGTAGAGGGAGGCGCGGCCAGAAACCGCCCTGCCAGCCGCCGCCGCAACTCAGCAGATGGCTTGTCAGGGGAGTAAAACTCTTGCTCGGCGAGCTCCTTGGCATTGTTCCTCTCCGTGGCTGGTTTCAGAGGATCGTAGAAGTCCCAACCGGCGCCGCGCCTGGCTATATAAGGATGGTACGGATCCAGAGTATACTTGGTAGGCGGAGGTTCCTCCGGCTTTTCCGGCCAGCCGCCAGCGGCAATGCCTTCGTCGAGGGCATCCTTGCCCTTTTTCTTGGTCATGTAGTCGATCATCAGCCTTCGTCCCTGGAGAGCGTCGATACCGTCGTGCACTTTAGAGGGCCGCTGTTTAGGGGAGAGGTGTTTCTTGAAGAACTCGGCGAAGGACAGCACTTCGTTGGCCTCCTTGTTGTTGGACGGTATTCCGTCGATCATCCTCTGCTTGTCACTGTTATCCGCCGAAGACGCGGCCGAACCGTTTTGTTCGCGGTTGGCGCCGAACCAGCTGCCCGAAGCCCGCACCGGCGCCCCGCTATTTCGGACCTTCCTCTCTGTCATCTGAACAAGTTCCTTTTGCAAGGCAACGTCTACTTGCCTTGCACTTTCGTGGCCATCTTTCCCAAGGACGTCGCCTAAAACGGCGCCTCGCTTGGCGCTGGGGTCTTTAGATTGTCTAGCCATGTTACGAAGCTTCCTGAGCTTGAGCATTAGCTTTTCGGAGCGTAGACGCCGAAGCTCTTCGGCAGTTCTGCTTCCTATTGCCGAGGAGAGAGCGCGTCCGCTTTTGTAGCCTCGCCTGTCCTGTCCGGAAGCCTTCGCGTCACTCGAGTAGCGCAGCGGCTTTCTGTCGATAAGCGCGGCTCCTTCGTCAAGGACGTCCACCTTGTCCTTCCCCTGCCGGTTCGAATA contains:
- the LOC142560754 gene encoding uncharacterized protein LOC142560754 isoform X2; this encodes MKKVNKTARVGGSHPPSNVVGRQQAAGVEAEQPSGPRKPQAALILNKDNRIHDSRPASTGVSAGVAARSLMPQKQQPWEPGKQPEAGGQAQPESAGRGNHPSAANGINNLPVQIGRQEMAVGEGGPEESSVNGEVRGRPASITGGKGGGGVVGSGTNQDGGRGRQTSDVAGAVASASSQNDASRRHSEKTLQSLGSHETTKRGEEERPTVQKTPTIREKVRERTYVGYKESVRNDASGGVHPRVYSNRQGKDKVDVLDEGAALIDRKPLRYSSDAKASGQDRRGYKSGRALSSAIGSRTAEELRRLRSEKLMLKLRKLRNMARQSKDPSAKRGAVLGDVLGKDGHESARQVDVALQKELVQMTERKVRNSGAPVRASGSWFGANREQNGSAASSADNSDKQRMIDGIPSNNKEANEVLSFAEFFKKHLSPKQRPSKVHDGIDALQGRRLMIDYMTKKKGKDALDEGIAAGGWPEKPEEPPPTKYTLDPYHPYIARRGAGWDFYDPLKPATERNNAKELAEQEFYSPDKPSAELRRRLAGRFLAAPPSTSVPFFGFNETSLQGFSGDSRQDNESAISRNESAAGGLADVRPAVSTAIRHALSGQKTKAEHIGRSSPENELPPNLNHRYDGTEGPVPAVFRYPDEQAVGGTTNGSKKYLADVNSGLAKADSNSSMEAERRAPNRYEGDSVGGDAKAFPLGSLSRDEMPRSRALPSDIGTAAHITAHSSEKGANKRHDYRKGPDSSDTPPNLVNPTGDRGKLSTKSEAPTSRNAMKDGRGHQKPGKREETQNEANPGAQDEGLPSSGSRGSETDKKSENTVVSLKFAGITSSANATVQWLDASSVAGSRVPARDSAFIQNGGSELTQDNAKGSASAVNAAVPKLNASEGVSKNNSKVRPGLMNIEPVPIERPEFIAVRDANATKTTTPGPDDGSTALGEHGKEYEDMVPEEERNIFRSALNHSRNATHINEDTIADNSSARLPTPRHNEAQNFEPEAMALTPPRMGSASPSKHEVTRSHGALSSSASPERGPLSTHLTTDETDNDLDDNHNHDENYLRIDARAVKKVDAFTEPSNADVIIQNKVATSGKSRTTAVVLNEVPKVGIAKISSGHVASAGRDTARHLPQTIAYSERREAVTEARPSAVHTSTSTRHREKSGFVSSSPKAFPEPSTPSNQVRRRTGDTLRSPAERDNKTLKPSPAIENASRDEGKKETKTQFFNTDAPGRSQPSEAFGHKNVSAATPEHRSTLATRPTRHTVTLGKVYGITIEVIKGTGHRPRRFDSHRRSKDLRSSTGSGRRPTMTISKNASQAASTAGVSKPVVNKRALAEESSTPVHPSDSTKIVVKKSTQKAGPTKKLIPEAKDKSARSEEFTQPPTHLADKREHFERMTPSSKGAVSKERTSEEKSSASTGASRLSVTGSTPSPITGQHIRASDIKPDNRALREDKLTTTQNRSALTGSVTQKMSSTTPPTANTGGATTRPRRERDITRVPTEDKRVFVGSGNTPTPSVRHSGKEMSANVAYTRTVSATTSASTEKRIGQAKEVEGYSKHSGGKRPPETERSTTRKLDRPRKETTHNDLKNVPSDGSVHDKTSKPVTLGVATKSSTQTVSPSQHLRVEKTSQKMHARRESKTRASAFKNTSLPPVTTSTTGRTPTAKVSETSAIETPIPEVGAGEDMLGMLEKQDGIVKSTFGPKDDILPNKQTSTSSLESPRPDVSAGTVTKPHIVAVSQTTRTEPRTHADQKMRTVQTTVEEQTSSKNVSPEELRSTQPKVLLPDSTTATNESLVFDTGNDDDDEEDEARLHFPMMKITRRPSTTPRRPAIMDLFGRRHHFESKSTTTLRPVLQHNIVARRGHHERDQATKHRRLQHHIAVRRRRHHQSPPPKPYQMTLFHGEPLHAVRIAVKRRG
- the LOC142560754 gene encoding uncharacterized protein LOC142560754 isoform X1, which translates into the protein MRPRTFENLDLKDLRVTPASKRLRRIVIGASVAYILIFTPVMGYFIWNYMMAAPDLSRPRHGGSAEQDKMCANRRLPSLHFALNRAGRHRDGAANGSAPLPHANDTHSDLTSSGSQMDSVASFLRERNLKVNKTARVGGSHPPSNVVGRQQAAGVEAEQPSGPRKPQAALILNKDNRIHDSRPASTGVSAGVAARSLMPQKQQPWEPGKQPEAGGQAQPESAGRGNHPSAANGINNLPVQIGRQEMAVGEGGPEESSVNGEVRGRPASITGGKGGGGVVGSGTNQDGGRGRQTSDVAGAVASASSQNDASRRHSEKTLQSLGSHETTKRGEEERPTVQKTPTIREKVRERTYVGYKESVRNDASGGVHPRVYSNRQGKDKVDVLDEGAALIDRKPLRYSSDAKASGQDRRGYKSGRALSSAIGSRTAEELRRLRSEKLMLKLRKLRNMARQSKDPSAKRGAVLGDVLGKDGHESARQVDVALQKELVQMTERKVRNSGAPVRASGSWFGANREQNGSAASSADNSDKQRMIDGIPSNNKEANEVLSFAEFFKKHLSPKQRPSKVHDGIDALQGRRLMIDYMTKKKGKDALDEGIAAGGWPEKPEEPPPTKYTLDPYHPYIARRGAGWDFYDPLKPATERNNAKELAEQEFYSPDKPSAELRRRLAGRFLAAPPSTSVPFFGFNETSLQGFSGDSRQDNESAISRNESAAGGLADVRPAVSTAIRHALSGQKTKAEHIGRSSPENELPPNLNHRYDGTEGPVPAVFRYPDEQAVGGTTNGSKKYLADVNSGLAKADSNSSMEAERRAPNRYEGDSVGGDAKAFPLGSLSRDEMPRSRALPSDIGTAAHITAHSSEKGANKRHDYRKGPDSSDTPPNLVNPTGDRGKLSTKSEAPTSRNAMKDGRGHQKPGKREETQNEANPGAQDEGLPSSGSRGSETDKKSENTVVSLKFAGITSSANATVQWLDASSVAGSRVPARDSAFIQNGGSELTQDNAKGSASAVNAAVPKLNASEGVSKNNSKVRPGLMNIEPVPIERPEFIAVRDANATKTTTPGPDDGSTALGEHGKEYEDMVPEEERNIFRSALNHSRNATHINEDTIADNSSARLPTPRHNEAQNFEPEAMALTPPRMGSASPSKHEVTRSHGALSSSASPERGPLSTHLTTDETDNDLDDNHNHDENYLRIDARAVKKVDAFTEPSNADVIIQNKVATSGKSRTTAVVLNEVPKVGIAKISSGHVASAGRDTARHLPQTIAYSERREAVTEARPSAVHTSTSTRHREKSGFVSSSPKAFPEPSTPSNQVRRRTGDTLRSPAERDNKTLKPSPAIENASRDEGKKETKTQFFNTDAPGRSQPSEAFGHKNVSAATPEHRSTLATRPTRHTVTLGKVYGITIEVIKGTGHRPRRFDSHRRSKDLRSSTGSGRRPTMTISKNASQAASTAGVSKPVVNKRALAEESSTPVHPSDSTKIVVKKSTQKAGPTKKLIPEAKDKSARSEEFTQPPTHLADKREHFERMTPSSKGAVSKERTSEEKSSASTGASRLSVTGSTPSPITGQHIRASDIKPDNRALREDKLTTTQNRSALTGSVTQKMSSTTPPTANTGGATTRPRRERDITRVPTEDKRVFVGSGNTPTPSVRHSGKEMSANVAYTRTVSATTSASTEKRIGQAKEVEGYSKHSGGKRPPETERSTTRKLDRPRKETTHNDLKNVPSDGSVHDKTSKPVTLGVATKSSTQTVSPSQHLRVEKTSQKMHARRESKTRASAFKNTSLPPVTTSTTGRTPTAKVSETSAIETPIPEVGAGEDMLGMLEKQDGIVKSTFGPKDDILPNKQTSTSSLESPRPDVSAGTVTKPHIVAVSQTTRTEPRTHADQKMRTVQTTVEEQTSSKNVSPEELRSTQPKVLLPDSTTATNESLVFDTGNDDDDEEDEARLHFPMMKITRRPSTTPRRPAIMDLFGRRHHFESKSTTTLRPVLQHNIVARRGHHERDQATKHRRLQHHIAVRRRRHHQSPPPKPYQMTLFHGEPLHAVRIAVKRRG